A single window of Salvia splendens isolate huo1 chromosome 6, SspV2, whole genome shotgun sequence DNA harbors:
- the LOC121809786 gene encoding phosphatidylinositol 4-kinase alpha 1-like isoform X1 gives MESLVELCDLIAQNPAQFGNKVAWICSRCPPAESLMTGSPTVSRSQLHSILAVARFLSKCPNSEHETPKSLILAFYRSIPLTLNPKFWPQAFSPDAVSSFFNDFMSYISNAAQLSPDFSTDVAGFTGEIVIQTISNADSSISRDFLNSLCSNFPPILLADASKLICFLLDRFDVGVPILTPDAGSAQGSPLSGVYYQSPNVSADSSGSLGIVENGASWKSNGDLSGTATYKENLKFFEDEPVESLEKQEIVFKLIGHICCKVAIDPRLIQKVRGIAKSQLSSMADFLKIRKRDWSEQGQLLKVRINRKLSVYQAAAMLQIKTLTSLDTEGKSSKKLLHGALGSLIEAAEACLFSVWRKLRACEDLFGCLLSGISQAAVIRGGQLLRVLLIRFKPLVLATCAQADTSASSQGSMFKSVLKTCCELIEFGWSRDRAPLDTFIMGLATSIRERNDYEEEDGKEKPATPPIQLNIIHLLAELNVSIKKREVVDMILPLFIESLEEGDASTPGLLRLRLLDAVSRMASLGFEKSYREAVVLMTRSYMGKLSGVGSAESKTQAPEATTERIETLPAGFLLIASGITCNKLRSDYRHRLLSLCSDVGLAAESKSGRSGADFLGPLLPAVAEICSDFDPCVDIEPSLLKLFRNLWFYIALFGLAPPIQKTVATTKSVSTTLNSAGSVGTTALQAVCGPYMWNSLWSAAVQRISQGTPPLVVSSVKWLEDELELNALHHPGSRRGSGNEKAAGTQRSALAAALGGRVEVSAMSTISGVKVTYLLAVAFLEIIRFSSNGGILNGSPSSTASRSAFSCAFEYLRSPNLMPAVSQCLTAIVQRAFETAITWLEDRASVIGPEAEIRESTPSVHACFLIKNLSQRDEHVRDISFTLLTQLRERLPQILWNSSCLDALLLSMHNDPPCAVVSDPAYVTSVRTLYQKVVREWIVVSLSHAPCTSQGLLQENLCKANTQQRTQPAADVVSLLSEIRIGTGKNDCWNGPKTANIPAVMAAAAAASGGNLKLMDGFNLEVLGTGMVSASAKCNHAGEIAGMRRLYESIGGLDQSTGAINIDNPDGSALPPQPKKESFNEVLLSKFVGLLQKFVTVAEKGEEVDKSSFRETCSQATALLLSNLDSDSKSNSESFSQLLRLLCWCPAYITTLDAVETGVFIWTWLVSAAPQLGSVVLAELVDAWLWTIDTKRGLFASDIRCYGPSAKLRPQLFAGEPQLQPEKDPVEQIMAHRLWLGFFIDRFEVVRHDSVEQLLLLGRMLQGTTKIPWNFTRHPIAAGTFFTLMLFGLKFCSCQTQGNLQNFRSGIQLLEDRIYRAALGWFAHQPDWYDMRNKYFAQCEAQSVLVFVHHLANERVDPTQHDPKAQGVENGSSTNDSKDHHHPIWGQMDNYAVGREKRRQLLLMLCQHEADRLEVWAHPVGSKESSHRLKISSDKWTEFARIAFTVDPRIALSLGARFPANSFLKTEIMHLVQSHITEIRSIPEALPYFITPKAVDDNSSLLQQLPHWAACSITQALEFLTPAYKGHPRVMAYVLRVLESYPPDRVTFFMPQLVQALRHDEGKLVEGYLLRAAQRSDIFSHILIWHLQGETCVPEPGAKDPPLPSPTTIAFQALLPVVREKIIDGFSPKAHAIFQREFDFFDKVTSISGVLFPLPKEDRRAGIRKELEKIQVDGDDLYLPTAPGKLVRGIQVDSGIPLQSAAKVPIMITFNVVDRDGDHNDVTPQACIFKVGDDCRQDVLALQVISLLKDIFEAVGLSLYLFPYGVLPTGPERGIIEVVPDSRSRSQMGETTDGGLYEIFQQDFGPVGSRSFETARDNFLISSAGYAVASLLLQPKDRHNGNLLFDSVGRLVHIDFGFILETSPGGNMKFENAHFKLSHEMTQLLDPSGVMKSDTWYQFVSLCVKGYLAARRYMDGIISTVAMMLDSGLPCFSRGDPIGNLRKRFHPEMSEREAANFMIRICTDAYNKWTTAGYDLIQYLQQGIEK, from the exons ATGGAGTCGTTGGTGGAGCTCTGCGATTTAATCGCGCAGAATCCGGCGCAATTTGGCAATAAGGTAGCGTGGATTTGCAGCCGCTGCCCGCCGGCGGAGTCTCTGATGACGGGATCGCCGACGGTTTCAAGGTCTCAACTCCATTCAATTCTCGCGGTCGCGCGATTCCTCTCGAAATGCCCCAATTCGGAACACGAAACCCCCAAGTCGCTGATTCTCGCTTTTTACCGCTCAATTCCTTTGACCTTGAATCCCAAATTCTGGCCGCAGGCGTTTTCTCCCGACGCGGTTTCTTCGTTCTTCAACGATTTCATGAGTTACATTTCGAATGCGGCCCAATTATCCCCTGATTTTTCTACCGATGTTGCGGGGTTCACTGGTGAAATTGTAATTCAGACGATAAGTAATGCTGATTCAAGCATATCTAGGGATTTCTTGAATTCTCTGTGTTCGAATTTCCCTCCAATTCTGCTTGCTGATGCCAGTAAATTGATATGCTTTCTTCTTGATCGCTTTGATGTTGGGGTTCCTATTTTGACCCCTGATGCAGGTTCGGCGCAGGGCTCTCCATTGAGTGGAGTCTATTATCAGTCCCCTAATGTTTCTGCTGATTCGTCAGGCAGCTTAGGTATTGTGGAGAATGGCGCTTCTTGGAAAAGCAATGGGGACTTATCTGGTACCGCAACTTATAAGGAAAACTTAAAATTCTTTGAGGATGAGCCAGTGGAGAGTCTTGAAAAACAAGAAATTGTTTTCAAGTTGATTGGACACATATGCTGTAAGGTGGCTATTGATCCCCGCCTTATTCAGAAAGTGAGAGGAATAGCAAAGAGTCAACTTAGCTCAATGGCCGATTTCTTGAAG ATACGAAAGCGTGATTGGTCAGAGCAGGGGCAGTTGCTGAAAGTCAGGATTAACAGAAAGCTGTCAGTGTATCAAGCGGCTGCAATGCTGCAAATCAAGACTCTCACATCTCTTGACACAGAAGGAAAGTCTTCAAAAAAATTGTTGCATGGAGCTCTTGGATCGTTGATTGAGGCTGCGGAGGCGTGTTTGTTCTCTGTGTGGCGTAAATTGAGAGCTTGTGAAGATCTTTTTGGCTGTTTGCTTTCTGGCATCTCTCAAGCTGCTGTTATTCGGGGAGGTCAGCTCCTACGGGTTCTGCTAATTCGTTTTAAACCCCTTGTGCTGGCTACTTGTGCTCAG GCCGACACTTCAGCTAGCAGTCAAGGATCTATGTTCAAAAGTGTCTTGAAAACATGCTGtgaattaattgaatttggttggtcCAGGGACCGGGCTCCCCTAGATACCTTTATCATGGGACTGGCAACTAGTATTCGTGAACGAAATGATTATGAGGAAGAG GATGGAAAAGAGAAGCCAGCTACTCCACCTATACAGCTGAACATCATACATTTGTTGGCTGAGCTCAATGTTTCCATTAAGAAGCGTGAAGTTGTTGACATGATACTACCTCTTTTTATTGAAAGTTTAGAAGAGGGTGATGCTTCCACTCCAGGGTTATTGAGGCTTCGC CTTCTTGATGCTGTTTCTCGCATGGCGAGTTTAGGTTTTGAGAAGTCTTACCGTGAAGCAGTAGTTTTGATGACTCGGAGCTACATGGGCAAACTCTCAGGTGTTGGCTCTGCTGAAAGTAAAACTCAGGCACCTGAGGCGACAACAGAACGCATTGAG ACATTACCTGCAGGATTTTTATTGATTGCAAGTGGTATTACATGTAATAAGTTGCGGTCAGATTACCGTCACCGTTTGCTATCACTTTGCTCAGATGTTGGCCTGGCGGCTGAGTCCAAAAGTGGAAG GAGTGGAGCAGATTTTCTTGGGCCTCTCCTTCCTGCTGTGGCTGAAATATGTTCAGATTTTGATCCTTGTGTAGATATAGAACCTTCACTCTTAAAGCTATTTCGTAACTTGTGGTTCTATATTGCGCTATTTGGTTTAGCACCTCCAATACAGAAAACTGTGGCTACAACAAAGTCTGTTTCAACGACACTTAATAGTGCAGGCAGTGTGGGTACCACCGCTCTCCAAGCCGTGTGTGGACCATACATGTGGAATTCTTTATGGTCAGCTGCTGTTCAACGTATTTCTCAAGGAACTCCACCTCTC GTTGTGAGCTCTGTGAAATGGCTTGAAGATGAGTTGGAACTCAATGCTCTTCATCACCCAGGTAGTCGTCGTGGGAGTGGGAATGAGAAAGCTGCTGGGACTCAAAGAAGTGCTCTTGCTGCTGCTTTAGGAGGGCGAGTGGAGGTTTCTGCAATGAGTACAATCTCAG GTGTCAAAGTAACCTATCTTCTAGCAGTAGCATTTCTGGAGATAATACGATTTAGCAGCAATGGAGGTATTCTGAATGGAAGCCCAAGTTCAACTGCATCTCGGAGTGCCTTCAGCTGCGCCTTTGAATACCTAAGAAGTCCTAATCTAATGCCGGCTGTATCTCAATGTTTGACTGCTATTGTTCAGCGGGCATTTGAAACCGCAATAACTTGGCTG GAGGATAGAGCATCTGTGATTGGGCCTGAAGCTGAGATTAGAGAGTCTACTCCCTCGGTCCATGCCTGTTTTCTTATAAAAAACTTGTCCCAGAGGGATGAGCATGTACGGGATATATCTTTTACTTTGTTAACACAACTCAGAGAGAGATTACCTCAG ATATTGTGGAATTCATCTTGTTTGGATGCTCTTCTGCTTTCAATGCATAATGATCCACCTTGTGCTGTAGTGAGTGATCCTGCTTACGTTACCAGTGTCCGCACTTTGTACCAAAAGGTTGTCCGTGAGTGGATTGTTGTGTCACTTTCACATGCTCCATGCACCAGTCAGGGTCTTCTTCAG GAAAACCTTTGCAAAGCTAATACACAGCAGAGAACACAGCCAGCAGCTGATGTTGTTTCTCTACTGTCTGAAATACGGATAGGCACCGGTAAAAACGATTGTTGGAATGGTCCAAAAACTGCAAACATTCCTGCAGTTATGGCCGCCGCCGCGGCGGCGTCTGGTGGAAATCTGAAGTTGATGGATGGATTCAATTTGGAGGTTCTTGGTACTGGTATGGTCAGTGCGTCAGCAAAGTGTAACCATGCAGGAGAAATTGCTGGAATGAGAAGGTTATATGAGAGCATTGGTGGTCTTGATCAATCTACTGGTGCTATCAATATAGATAATCCGGATGGATCAGCACTGCCACCACAGCCTAAAAAAGAATCGTTCAATGAGGTATTGCTTTCCAAATTTGTAGGGCTGCTTCAGAAGTTTGTAACTGTTGCGGAGAAAGGGGAAGAAGTAGACAAATCATCTTTCCGTGAAACTTGTTCTCAAGCTACTGCATTGCTTTTATCCAATCTG GATTcagattcaaaatcaaattctgAGAGCTTTTCTCAACTTCTGCGCCTTCTCTGCTGGTGTCCAGCTTACATAACCACACTTGATGCTGTGGAGACTGGCGTGTTCATATGGACATGGCTGGTTTCTGCTGCTCCTCAGTTGGGTTCTGTTGTGCTTGCTGAGCTGGTAGATGCCTGGTTATGGACAATAGACACAAAACGAGGCCTTTTTGCTTCGGATATAAGGTGTTATGGACCTTCTGCGAAGTTGAGGCCCCAACTTTTTGCTGGTGAGCCCCAGCTGCAGCCAGAGAAGGATCCGGTTGAACAAATAATGGCACATAGGCTGTGGCTTGGATTTTTTATTGATCGATTTGAA GTCGTTCGGCACGATAGTGTTGAACAGCTTTTGCTACTTGGTCGGATGTTACAAGGGACTACAAAAATTCCTTGGAATTTTACTCGACATCCAATTGCTGCAGGAACTTTCTTCACTCTTATGCTTTTTGGTCTGAAATTTTGTTCGTGTCAAACACAGGGAAACCTTCAGAACTTCAGATCAGGGATTCAGTTGCTGGAAGATAGAATATATAG AGCTGCCTTAGGGTGGTTTGCCCACCAGCCGGATTGGTATGATATGAGAAACAAGTATTTTGCTCAGTGTGAAGCTCAATCCGTTTTAGTATTTGTCCATCATCTTGCTAATGAGCGGGTTGACCCAACGCAACATGATCCTAAAGCCCAGGGAGTTGAAAATGGAAGCTCCACAAATGACTCT AAGGATCACCATCATCCTATCTGGGGTCAGATGGATAACTATGCTGTTGGGCGAGAGAAGCGAAGACAGTTACTTCTTATGTTGTGCCAGCACGAAGCCGACAGACTTGAGGTTTGGGCTCATCCTGTTGGATCAAA GGAAAGCTCTCATCGGCTTAAAATTAGCTCCGACAAATGGACTGAGTTTGCTAGGATTGCCTTTACTGTTGATCCTCGAATTGCTCTGTCCTTGGGTGCACGATTTCCAGCAAATTCTTTTCTGAAGACTGAAATCATGCATCTAGTCCAA tCACATATAACAGAGATTCGCAGTATTCCAGAAGCTTTGCCTTATTTCATAACCCCCAAAGCAGTGGATGACAATTCATCACTCTTGCAACAATTACCACACTGGGCAGCTTGCTCAATTACACAAGCTTTAGAGTTCCTCACCCCAGCATACAAAGGTCACCCTCGAGTCATGGCTTATGTTCTCAGGGTGTTAGAATCTTATCCTCCCGACAGAGTGACATTCTTCATGCCTCAGCTGGTGCAGGCACTAAGACACGATGAAGGG AAGTTAGTTGAGGGTTACCTACTTAGAGCTGCCCAACGAAGTGATATCTTTTCCCACATTCTGATATGGCACTTACAG GGTGAAACCTGTGTTCCTGAGCCAGGGGCAAAAGATCCACCTTTGCCGTCTCCCACG ACTATCGCCTTTCAAGCTTTGCTTCCAGtagtaagagaaaaaataattgatggTTTCAGTCCCAAAGCACATGCTATTTTTCAAAGAGAATTTGATTTCTTTGACAAGGTTACATCTATATCGGGTGTCCTCTTTCCACTTCCAAAAGAGGATAGGCGAGCTGGCATAAGAAA AGAATTGGAGAAAATCCAAGTTGATGGAGATGACCTCTACCTACCTACTGCTCCCGGAAAACTTGTTAGGGGTATTCAGGTTGATAGTGGAATACCTTTGCAGTCAGCAGCAAAAGTTCCTATAATGATAACATTCAATGTCGTGGACCGGGATGGAGATCATAACGATGTAACACCTCAAGCTTGTATTTTCAAG GTTGGAGATGACTGCCGGCAAGATGTACTTGCTTTGCAAGTTATTTCACTTTTGAAGGATATCTTTGAAGCTGTTGGTCTTAGTCTCTATTTGTTTCCTTATGGAGTACTCCCAACTGGCCCAGAAAGAGGAATTATCGAG GTTGTGCCCGATTCTCGAAGTAGGAGTCAGATGGGCGAGACCACTGATGGTGGTTTATATGAGATATTTCAACAGGACTTTGGGCCAGTTGGATCGCGCAGCTTTGAAACTGCTAGGGACAATTTTCTCATCAGCAGTGCCGGATATGCAGTTGCCAGCCTCTTGCTTCAACCAAAGGATAGACATAATGGGAATCTTTTGTTTGACAG TGTAGGTAGGTTGGTTCATATtgattttggttttattttggAAACTTCGCCGGGTGGAAACATGAAGTTTGAAAATGCTCACTTCAAACTGAGTCACGAGATGACTCAACTACTCGACCCATCAGGGGTGATGAAAAGTGACACATGGTACCAATTCGTAAG CTTGTGTGTAAAGGGTTACCTTGCTGCACGACGCTACATGGATGGGATCATAAGTACAGTGGCCATGATGCTCGACAGCGGGTTGCCTTGCTTCAGCAGAGGCGATCCTATTGGAAATCTTCGAAAGAGATTCCATCCAGAAATGAGCGAGCGAGAAGCAGCCAATTTTATGATCCGCATATGTACCGATGCCTACAATAAGTGGACGACAGCTGGGTACGATCTGATTCAGTATCTCCAGCAAGGCATTGAGAAATGA
- the LOC121809786 gene encoding phosphatidylinositol 4-kinase alpha 1-like isoform X2: MGLATSIRERNDYEEEDGKEKPATPPIQLNIIHLLAELNVSIKKREVVDMILPLFIESLEEGDASTPGLLRLRLLDAVSRMASLGFEKSYREAVVLMTRSYMGKLSGVGSAESKTQAPEATTERIETLPAGFLLIASGITCNKLRSDYRHRLLSLCSDVGLAAESKSGRSGADFLGPLLPAVAEICSDFDPCVDIEPSLLKLFRNLWFYIALFGLAPPIQKTVATTKSVSTTLNSAGSVGTTALQAVCGPYMWNSLWSAAVQRISQGTPPLVVSSVKWLEDELELNALHHPGSRRGSGNEKAAGTQRSALAAALGGRVEVSAMSTISGVKVTYLLAVAFLEIIRFSSNGGILNGSPSSTASRSAFSCAFEYLRSPNLMPAVSQCLTAIVQRAFETAITWLEDRASVIGPEAEIRESTPSVHACFLIKNLSQRDEHVRDISFTLLTQLRERLPQILWNSSCLDALLLSMHNDPPCAVVSDPAYVTSVRTLYQKVVREWIVVSLSHAPCTSQGLLQENLCKANTQQRTQPAADVVSLLSEIRIGTGKNDCWNGPKTANIPAVMAAAAAASGGNLKLMDGFNLEVLGTGMVSASAKCNHAGEIAGMRRLYESIGGLDQSTGAINIDNPDGSALPPQPKKESFNEVLLSKFVGLLQKFVTVAEKGEEVDKSSFRETCSQATALLLSNLDSDSKSNSESFSQLLRLLCWCPAYITTLDAVETGVFIWTWLVSAAPQLGSVVLAELVDAWLWTIDTKRGLFASDIRCYGPSAKLRPQLFAGEPQLQPEKDPVEQIMAHRLWLGFFIDRFEVVRHDSVEQLLLLGRMLQGTTKIPWNFTRHPIAAGTFFTLMLFGLKFCSCQTQGNLQNFRSGIQLLEDRIYRAALGWFAHQPDWYDMRNKYFAQCEAQSVLVFVHHLANERVDPTQHDPKAQGVENGSSTNDSKDHHHPIWGQMDNYAVGREKRRQLLLMLCQHEADRLEVWAHPVGSKESSHRLKISSDKWTEFARIAFTVDPRIALSLGARFPANSFLKTEIMHLVQSHITEIRSIPEALPYFITPKAVDDNSSLLQQLPHWAACSITQALEFLTPAYKGHPRVMAYVLRVLESYPPDRVTFFMPQLVQALRHDEGKLVEGYLLRAAQRSDIFSHILIWHLQGETCVPEPGAKDPPLPSPTTIAFQALLPVVREKIIDGFSPKAHAIFQREFDFFDKVTSISGVLFPLPKEDRRAGIRKELEKIQVDGDDLYLPTAPGKLVRGIQVDSGIPLQSAAKVPIMITFNVVDRDGDHNDVTPQACIFKVGDDCRQDVLALQVISLLKDIFEAVGLSLYLFPYGVLPTGPERGIIEVVPDSRSRSQMGETTDGGLYEIFQQDFGPVGSRSFETARDNFLISSAGYAVASLLLQPKDRHNGNLLFDSVGRLVHIDFGFILETSPGGNMKFENAHFKLSHEMTQLLDPSGVMKSDTWYQFVSLCVKGYLAARRYMDGIISTVAMMLDSGLPCFSRGDPIGNLRKRFHPEMSEREAANFMIRICTDAYNKWTTAGYDLIQYLQQGIEK, translated from the exons ATGGGACTGGCAACTAGTATTCGTGAACGAAATGATTATGAGGAAGAG GATGGAAAAGAGAAGCCAGCTACTCCACCTATACAGCTGAACATCATACATTTGTTGGCTGAGCTCAATGTTTCCATTAAGAAGCGTGAAGTTGTTGACATGATACTACCTCTTTTTATTGAAAGTTTAGAAGAGGGTGATGCTTCCACTCCAGGGTTATTGAGGCTTCGC CTTCTTGATGCTGTTTCTCGCATGGCGAGTTTAGGTTTTGAGAAGTCTTACCGTGAAGCAGTAGTTTTGATGACTCGGAGCTACATGGGCAAACTCTCAGGTGTTGGCTCTGCTGAAAGTAAAACTCAGGCACCTGAGGCGACAACAGAACGCATTGAG ACATTACCTGCAGGATTTTTATTGATTGCAAGTGGTATTACATGTAATAAGTTGCGGTCAGATTACCGTCACCGTTTGCTATCACTTTGCTCAGATGTTGGCCTGGCGGCTGAGTCCAAAAGTGGAAG GAGTGGAGCAGATTTTCTTGGGCCTCTCCTTCCTGCTGTGGCTGAAATATGTTCAGATTTTGATCCTTGTGTAGATATAGAACCTTCACTCTTAAAGCTATTTCGTAACTTGTGGTTCTATATTGCGCTATTTGGTTTAGCACCTCCAATACAGAAAACTGTGGCTACAACAAAGTCTGTTTCAACGACACTTAATAGTGCAGGCAGTGTGGGTACCACCGCTCTCCAAGCCGTGTGTGGACCATACATGTGGAATTCTTTATGGTCAGCTGCTGTTCAACGTATTTCTCAAGGAACTCCACCTCTC GTTGTGAGCTCTGTGAAATGGCTTGAAGATGAGTTGGAACTCAATGCTCTTCATCACCCAGGTAGTCGTCGTGGGAGTGGGAATGAGAAAGCTGCTGGGACTCAAAGAAGTGCTCTTGCTGCTGCTTTAGGAGGGCGAGTGGAGGTTTCTGCAATGAGTACAATCTCAG GTGTCAAAGTAACCTATCTTCTAGCAGTAGCATTTCTGGAGATAATACGATTTAGCAGCAATGGAGGTATTCTGAATGGAAGCCCAAGTTCAACTGCATCTCGGAGTGCCTTCAGCTGCGCCTTTGAATACCTAAGAAGTCCTAATCTAATGCCGGCTGTATCTCAATGTTTGACTGCTATTGTTCAGCGGGCATTTGAAACCGCAATAACTTGGCTG GAGGATAGAGCATCTGTGATTGGGCCTGAAGCTGAGATTAGAGAGTCTACTCCCTCGGTCCATGCCTGTTTTCTTATAAAAAACTTGTCCCAGAGGGATGAGCATGTACGGGATATATCTTTTACTTTGTTAACACAACTCAGAGAGAGATTACCTCAG ATATTGTGGAATTCATCTTGTTTGGATGCTCTTCTGCTTTCAATGCATAATGATCCACCTTGTGCTGTAGTGAGTGATCCTGCTTACGTTACCAGTGTCCGCACTTTGTACCAAAAGGTTGTCCGTGAGTGGATTGTTGTGTCACTTTCACATGCTCCATGCACCAGTCAGGGTCTTCTTCAG GAAAACCTTTGCAAAGCTAATACACAGCAGAGAACACAGCCAGCAGCTGATGTTGTTTCTCTACTGTCTGAAATACGGATAGGCACCGGTAAAAACGATTGTTGGAATGGTCCAAAAACTGCAAACATTCCTGCAGTTATGGCCGCCGCCGCGGCGGCGTCTGGTGGAAATCTGAAGTTGATGGATGGATTCAATTTGGAGGTTCTTGGTACTGGTATGGTCAGTGCGTCAGCAAAGTGTAACCATGCAGGAGAAATTGCTGGAATGAGAAGGTTATATGAGAGCATTGGTGGTCTTGATCAATCTACTGGTGCTATCAATATAGATAATCCGGATGGATCAGCACTGCCACCACAGCCTAAAAAAGAATCGTTCAATGAGGTATTGCTTTCCAAATTTGTAGGGCTGCTTCAGAAGTTTGTAACTGTTGCGGAGAAAGGGGAAGAAGTAGACAAATCATCTTTCCGTGAAACTTGTTCTCAAGCTACTGCATTGCTTTTATCCAATCTG GATTcagattcaaaatcaaattctgAGAGCTTTTCTCAACTTCTGCGCCTTCTCTGCTGGTGTCCAGCTTACATAACCACACTTGATGCTGTGGAGACTGGCGTGTTCATATGGACATGGCTGGTTTCTGCTGCTCCTCAGTTGGGTTCTGTTGTGCTTGCTGAGCTGGTAGATGCCTGGTTATGGACAATAGACACAAAACGAGGCCTTTTTGCTTCGGATATAAGGTGTTATGGACCTTCTGCGAAGTTGAGGCCCCAACTTTTTGCTGGTGAGCCCCAGCTGCAGCCAGAGAAGGATCCGGTTGAACAAATAATGGCACATAGGCTGTGGCTTGGATTTTTTATTGATCGATTTGAA GTCGTTCGGCACGATAGTGTTGAACAGCTTTTGCTACTTGGTCGGATGTTACAAGGGACTACAAAAATTCCTTGGAATTTTACTCGACATCCAATTGCTGCAGGAACTTTCTTCACTCTTATGCTTTTTGGTCTGAAATTTTGTTCGTGTCAAACACAGGGAAACCTTCAGAACTTCAGATCAGGGATTCAGTTGCTGGAAGATAGAATATATAG AGCTGCCTTAGGGTGGTTTGCCCACCAGCCGGATTGGTATGATATGAGAAACAAGTATTTTGCTCAGTGTGAAGCTCAATCCGTTTTAGTATTTGTCCATCATCTTGCTAATGAGCGGGTTGACCCAACGCAACATGATCCTAAAGCCCAGGGAGTTGAAAATGGAAGCTCCACAAATGACTCT AAGGATCACCATCATCCTATCTGGGGTCAGATGGATAACTATGCTGTTGGGCGAGAGAAGCGAAGACAGTTACTTCTTATGTTGTGCCAGCACGAAGCCGACAGACTTGAGGTTTGGGCTCATCCTGTTGGATCAAA GGAAAGCTCTCATCGGCTTAAAATTAGCTCCGACAAATGGACTGAGTTTGCTAGGATTGCCTTTACTGTTGATCCTCGAATTGCTCTGTCCTTGGGTGCACGATTTCCAGCAAATTCTTTTCTGAAGACTGAAATCATGCATCTAGTCCAA tCACATATAACAGAGATTCGCAGTATTCCAGAAGCTTTGCCTTATTTCATAACCCCCAAAGCAGTGGATGACAATTCATCACTCTTGCAACAATTACCACACTGGGCAGCTTGCTCAATTACACAAGCTTTAGAGTTCCTCACCCCAGCATACAAAGGTCACCCTCGAGTCATGGCTTATGTTCTCAGGGTGTTAGAATCTTATCCTCCCGACAGAGTGACATTCTTCATGCCTCAGCTGGTGCAGGCACTAAGACACGATGAAGGG AAGTTAGTTGAGGGTTACCTACTTAGAGCTGCCCAACGAAGTGATATCTTTTCCCACATTCTGATATGGCACTTACAG GGTGAAACCTGTGTTCCTGAGCCAGGGGCAAAAGATCCACCTTTGCCGTCTCCCACG ACTATCGCCTTTCAAGCTTTGCTTCCAGtagtaagagaaaaaataattgatggTTTCAGTCCCAAAGCACATGCTATTTTTCAAAGAGAATTTGATTTCTTTGACAAGGTTACATCTATATCGGGTGTCCTCTTTCCACTTCCAAAAGAGGATAGGCGAGCTGGCATAAGAAA AGAATTGGAGAAAATCCAAGTTGATGGAGATGACCTCTACCTACCTACTGCTCCCGGAAAACTTGTTAGGGGTATTCAGGTTGATAGTGGAATACCTTTGCAGTCAGCAGCAAAAGTTCCTATAATGATAACATTCAATGTCGTGGACCGGGATGGAGATCATAACGATGTAACACCTCAAGCTTGTATTTTCAAG GTTGGAGATGACTGCCGGCAAGATGTACTTGCTTTGCAAGTTATTTCACTTTTGAAGGATATCTTTGAAGCTGTTGGTCTTAGTCTCTATTTGTTTCCTTATGGAGTACTCCCAACTGGCCCAGAAAGAGGAATTATCGAG GTTGTGCCCGATTCTCGAAGTAGGAGTCAGATGGGCGAGACCACTGATGGTGGTTTATATGAGATATTTCAACAGGACTTTGGGCCAGTTGGATCGCGCAGCTTTGAAACTGCTAGGGACAATTTTCTCATCAGCAGTGCCGGATATGCAGTTGCCAGCCTCTTGCTTCAACCAAAGGATAGACATAATGGGAATCTTTTGTTTGACAG TGTAGGTAGGTTGGTTCATATtgattttggttttattttggAAACTTCGCCGGGTGGAAACATGAAGTTTGAAAATGCTCACTTCAAACTGAGTCACGAGATGACTCAACTACTCGACCCATCAGGGGTGATGAAAAGTGACACATGGTACCAATTCGTAAG CTTGTGTGTAAAGGGTTACCTTGCTGCACGACGCTACATGGATGGGATCATAAGTACAGTGGCCATGATGCTCGACAGCGGGTTGCCTTGCTTCAGCAGAGGCGATCCTATTGGAAATCTTCGAAAGAGATTCCATCCAGAAATGAGCGAGCGAGAAGCAGCCAATTTTATGATCCGCATATGTACCGATGCCTACAATAAGTGGACGACAGCTGGGTACGATCTGATTCAGTATCTCCAGCAAGGCATTGAGAAATGA